A portion of the Lolium rigidum isolate FL_2022 chromosome 1, APGP_CSIRO_Lrig_0.1, whole genome shotgun sequence genome contains these proteins:
- the LOC124655527 gene encoding endoglucanase 19-like, translated as MESRSSSLVAAVAVLQLLLLAPSLAAAFNYADALSKSLIFFEGQRSGKLPPGNRMPWRADSGLTDGAQYNVDLVGGYYDAGDNVKFGLPMAFTTTMLSWSVADFGKFMGAELPHARAAVRWGADYLLKAATATPGALYVQVGDPGRDHACWERPEDMDTPRGVYRVDGSKPGSDVAGETAAALAASSVAFRRSDPAYSARLLHAAMAVFEFADRHRGSYSDSLSADVCPYYCSYSGYHDELLWAASWLHRASNNATYMAYVQAYGMQLGAGDDDFSFSWDDKRAGTKVLLSRGFLRRKLQGLELYKSHSDSYICSLVPGTSGFQAGQYTPGGLIYKEGESNMQYVTTATFLMLAYAKYLKSSGAVVSCGGRDLAPADLVALAKRQVDYILGKNPAGRSYMVGFGARYPERAHHRGASMPSVHAHPGRIGCDAGFQYLHAAGANPNVLIGAVLGGPDAHDGFDDDRGNYAQSEPATYINAPLVGPLAFFAGTIKKYN; from the exons ATGgagagcaggagcagcagcttgGTTGCTGCTGTAGCGGTGCtccagctgctgctgctcgcTCCGAGCTTGGCAGCGGCGTTCAACTACGCCGACGCGCTGTCCAAGTCCCTCATCTTCTTCGAGGGCCAGCGCtccggcaagctgccccccggcaACCGCATGCCGTGGCGCGCCGACTCCGGCCTCACCGATGGCGCGCAGtacaat GTGGATCTGGTGGGCGGTTACTACGACGCCGGCGACAACGTCAAGTTCGGGCTGCCGATGGCCTTCACGACGACGATGCTGTCGTGGAGCGTGGCGGACTTCGGCAAGTTCATGGGCGCGGAGCTGCCCCACGCGAGGGCCGCCGTGCGCTGGGGCGCCGACTACCTCCTcaaggccgccaccgccaccccgGGCGCGCTGTACGTGCAGGTGGGCGACCCCGGGCGCGACCACGCGTGCTGGGAGCGGCCCGAGGACATGGACACCCCGCGCGGCGTGTACCGCGTGGACGGCAGCAAGCCCGGGTCCGACGTGGCCGGCGAGACGGCGGCCGCGCTGGCCGCGTCGTCCGTGGCGTTCCGCCGCTCCGACCCGGCCTACTCCGCGCGGCTGCTCCACGCCGCCATGGCGGTGTTCGAGTTCGCGGACCGGCACCGCGGCTCCTACAGCGACTCCCTGAGCGCGGACGTGTGCCCGTACTACTGCTCCTACTCCGGGTACCACGACGAGCTGCTGTGGGCGGCGTCGTGGCTGCACCGCGCGTCGAACAACGCGACGTACATGGCGTACGTGCAGGCGTACGGCATGCAGCtgggcgccggcgacgacgacttcTCCTTCAGCTGGGACGACAAGCGGGCGGGCACGAAGGTGCTGCTGTCCAGGGGGTTCCTGCGGCGGAAGCTGCAGGGGCTGGAGCTCTACAAGTCGCACTCCGACAGCTACATCTGCTCGCTGGTGCCCGGGACGAGCGGGTTCCAGGCGGGGCAGTACACGCCGGGCGGGCTGATCTACAAGGAGGGCGAGAGCAACATGCAGTACGTGACCACCGCCACGTTCCTCATGCTCGCCTACGCCAAGTACCTCAAGTCCAGCGGCGCCGTCGTGTCCTGCGGCGGCCGCGACCTGGCCCCGGCGGACCTGGTGGCGCTCGCGAAGCGGCAGGTGGACTACATCCTGGGGAAGAACCCGGCGGGGAGGTCGTACATGGTGGGGTTCGGGGCGCGGTACCCGGAGCGCGCGCACCACCGGGGCGCGTCCATGCCGTCCGTGCACGCGCACCCGGGCCGCATCGGCTGCGACGCCGGGTTCCAGTACCTGCACGCCGCCGGGGCCAACCCGAACGTGCTCATCGGCGCCGTGCTCGGAGGGCCCGACGCGCACGACGGCTTCGACGACGACCGCGGCAACTACGCGCAGTCGGAGCCCGCCACCTACATCAACGCGCCGCTCGTCGGGCCCCTGGCGTTCTTCGCCGGAACCATCAAGAAGTACAACTAG